The DNA segment CTCCCACTTTGCCTTTAGTTTTCACCGGTTTCAAAGGAGTCTTAAAGTGTTCACTATTGAAAaccacatcatcatcatgatcgcTATCCATCTCTGTTGAGTCCGGTATGACGACTGCATCGGACACGATGTTTGTCGCGGGGCTGTTTGAGCCAACCCGTGCCAGGGCGGCTGTTCCAGCTCTATCTTTATCTTCTTTAATGTTCTGCAAAATGTGTAAGTAGTCTGCTGGTTTCACAGAGTCATTCAACAGCAGAAGTCCCTCCTCAACCTCGTCACAGGAGTAGCCCACCGAGAGTCCCAGGTTTCGAAGGTAATTCAGATCGGAATTATTCTTGTCACCGCCCGAGTTGTTTTTGTCACCACACTCCTTTCTGCTAGACAACGCCGCCACTTTCGACTTCTGGAAAGCTGCCCCACCATCGGTCTCCAGAACCTCCAGCAGGCTGGATGCGTAAGCTGTTTTCGTCGTTGAAGCATCTCCACTGCTCGTGTGGTGATGATGAGGATGGGGATGACGATGGTTTTTGCTACTGAAGTGGGATGCAGCAGAACATTTGACATTGATTTCTCTTGCACCGGACTCAAACAGGTCTGCCTCACTGACATCTTCGTGGGAAAGACAGTCCAAGATGACGCGCTTCACTGAATTTGGCACGGCCTGGTAGTCTTTTGAAGACAGGCCTCCCACTTTGCCTTTAGTTTTCACCGGTTTCAAAGGAGTCTTAAAGTGTTCACTATTGAAAaccacatcatcatcatgatcgcTATCCATCTCTGTTGAGTCCGGTATGACGACTGCATCGGACACGATGTTTGTCGCGGGGCTGTTTGAGCCAACCCGTGCCAGGGCGGCTGTTCCAGCTCTATCTTTATCTTCTTTAATGTTCTGCAAAATGTGTAAGTAGTCTGCTGCTTTCACAGAGTCATTCAACAGCAGAAGTCCCTCCTCAACCTCGTCACAGGAGTAGCCCACCGAGAGTCCCAGCTTTCGAAGGTAATTCAGATCGGAATTATTCTTGTCACCGCCCGAGTTGTTTTTGTCACCACACTCCTTTCTGCTAGACAACGCCGCCACTTCTGACTTCTGGAAAGCTGCCCCACCATCGGTCTCCAGAACCTCCAGCAGGCTGGATGCGTAAGCTGTTTTCATCGTTGAAGCATCTCCACTGCTCGTGTGGTGATGATGAGGATGGGGATGCTTTTTGCTACTGAAATGGGATGCAGCAGAACATTTGACATTGATCTCTCTTGCACCTAACTCAAACAGGTCTGCCTCACTGACATCTTCGTGGGAAAGACAGTCCAAGATGACGCGCTTCACTGAATTTGGCATGGCCTGGTAGTCTGTTGAAGACAGGCCTCCCACTTTGCCTTTAGTTTTCACCGGTTTCAAAGGAGTCTTAAAGTGTTCACTAATGAAAaacacatcatcatcatgatcgcTATCCATCTCTGTTGAGTCCGGTATGACGACTGCATCGGACACGATGTTTGACGCGGGGCTGTTTGAGCCAACCCGTGCCAGGGCGGCTGTTCCAGCTCTATCTTTATCTTCTTTAATGTTCTGCAAAATGTGTAAGTAGTCTGCTGATTTCACAGAGTCATTCAACAGCAGGAGTCCCTCCTCAACCTCGTCACAGGAGTAGCCCACCGAGAGTCCCAGCTTTCGAAGGTAATTCAGATCGGAATTATTCTTGTCACCGCCAGAGTTGTTTTTGTCACCACACTCCTTTCTGCTAGACAACGCCGCCACTTCCGACTTCTGGAAAGCTGCCCCACCATCGGTCTCCAGACCTCCCAGCAGGCTGGATGTGTAAGCTATTTTCGTCGTTGAAACATCTCCACTGCTCGTGTGGTGATGATGAGGATGACGATGGTTTTTGCTACTGAAATGGGATGCAGCAGAACATTTGACATTGATCCCTCTTGCACCGGACTCAAACAGGTCTGCCTCACTGATATCTTCGTGGGAAAGACAGTCCAAGATGACGCGCTTCACTGAATCTGGCACGGCCTGGTAGTCTTTTGAAGACAGGCCTCCCACTTTGCCTTTAGTTTTCACCGGTTTCAAAGGAGTCTTAAAATGTTCACTAATGAAAaccacatcatcatcatgatcgcTATCCATCTCTGTTGAGTCCGGTATGACGACTGCATCGGACACGATGTTTGTCGCTGGGCTGTTTGAGCCAACCTGTGCCGGGGCAGCTGTTCCAGCTCTATCTTTATCTTCTTTAATGTTCTGCAAAATGTGTAAGTAGTCTGCTGGTTTCACAGAGTCATTCAACAGCAGGAGTCCCTCCTCAACCTCGTCACAGGAGTAGCCCACCGAGAGTCCCAGCTTTCGAAGGTAATTCAGATCGGAATTATTCTTGTCACCGCCCGAGTTGTTTTTGTCACCACACTCCTTTCTGCTAGACAACGCCGCCACTTCCGACTTCTGGAAAGCTGCCCCACCATCGGTCTCCAGAACCTCCAGCAGGCTGGATGCGTAAGCTGTTTTCATCGTTGAAGCATCTCCACTGCTCGTGTGGTGATGATGAGGATGGGGATGCTTTTTGCTACTGAAATGGGATGCAGCAGAACATTTGACATTGATTTCTCTTGCACCGGACTCAAACAGGTCTGCCTCACTGACATCTTCGTGGGAAAGACCGTCCAAGATGACATGCTTCACTGAATCTGGCACGGCCTGGTAGTCTTTTGAAGACAGGCCTCCCACTTTGCCTTTAATTTTCACCGGTTTCAAAGGAGTCTTAAAGTGTTCACTATTGAAAaccacatcatcatcatgatcgcTATCCATCTCTGTTGAGTCCGGTATGACGACTGCATCGGACACGATGTTTGTCGCGGGGCTGTTTGAGCCAACCCGTGCCGGGGCGGCTGTTCCAGCTCTATCTTTATCTTCTTTAATGTTCTGCAAAATGTGTAAGTAGTCTGCTGATTTCACAGAGTCATTCAACAGCAGGAGTCCCTCCTCAACCTCGTCACAGGAGTAGCCCACCGAGAGTCCCAGCTTTCGAAGGTAATTCAGATCGGAATTATTCTTGTCACCGCCAGAGTTGTTTTTGTCACCACACTCCTTTCTGCTAGACAACGCCGCCACTTCCGACTTCTGGAAAGCTGCCCCACCATCATgatacatgtaaattatgtcATATACTTTTAACACAGGATATatgtttttactattttaaatgtcgacattgttatatttttagaaataacgATCATAAAAGAGTACGAAACCTAACGGAAAGTGCACCCACAATTGAACTTTCTACTTCCTTCTCTTATCTATGACGTCAGGTatcaggtctcactacacagatctaTGTCGTCTGTCATTGAAACcaatgttaaattgcccaacttcaaacgaagattgcaaATAGAATGgtttctcattggcactaacaacatacaccattgcgaacatacattattatataagcatttattttcactccaaaattgagaacatttccgtctcagttttttgctatatgaccgtaTCTGGCTGTAGCCTAGTACCGATCACccacctgttttgtttaacgacaccgctggagcacattaatttattaatcatcggctactggatgtcaaacatttggtaattttgacatataatcccAAGAGAGGCAACCCGCTTACATTGTTCCATTATGATGATCATTGTCATGGTCGTAAgctttaacgtgcacattttGAGCTAGCCCGAGTAGGcctactctgactgtaagagagctagacggacatttgggcataaatacgctctcattacatataatgagagcgtatttatgtccaaatgtccgtctcgCTCTCATTAcatgtaatgagagcgtatttatgtccaaatgtccgtctagctctcttacagtcagagtactcgggctagcagTCTGGCAGCAGCGGGAAGGCCAGAAAGAACTGTATCTGGAGttgggggcacaatctctagtgggtgggtcacagactcacacacacacacacacacacacacacacacacacacacacacaccgtttcCTTAGGGCCTGACGtgtttcctttctttgtttgtCAACTTAACAGCTGTTCGGTATATTAGACAATGTAATGCTGAAGGTGAAAATTGATGTGCGCCCAAGACAGGGGAAATAACTACTTTCCATCCCCAAAAATATTGTCGTTCTTGGGagacattattaatataaattatactaATTTCTAAAACGAATAATAAAACGTAGAAAAATAAGCTGCtatttatatacttaccttCGAATAATAACCATCTTTAAGATTTATTTTACTtcgttattatttattaatataatttattgttttataatatgtTTACCTAAAACGGATGCATTCACTAACTGCTCCAAGTAAAATGGCAGCCTCCTTTCTAAGTGGAAAATTCTGCTTTATAATTTAGTTTATGTGCACACCCTGGTTTTAGAAGAGccatttatttgaaaaaataataaaaatagatctGCTGTGATATATTATTTCACAATGTCGGACACTTGGGAGGATTTGCAGGCGATCAAAAGTCGTCAGAGCAGTCTTCGGGAGAAAATGCGCCAACGCAAGAGAGAACGCGAAGGCATTGTAGCTCAGCTTGCAGCCGTCATTCCAGAAACAGCAGCATCACTTGGAAATGGTAAGGAAAATAAAATCATGAGAAATATTTACACCTTTCTCTTTGTGTTAATTTGTAAATGTCATGACGCAATGAAGTGACTTTCCCATAAACACAAATCAGTTTCAAACTTGGCCCGAGTAcactgactgtaagagagctagacggacatttggacataaatacgctctcattatagtcagagaccaagctatgtatttttttggcaattcccgacaaacaaaaagttggcaaagatttctgctctaataccacaacaatcctatgtttgatgtcaaatacctttacatcgatccttttcaagttaactgattaaaaaaaatccacatattaatcactaatatacatagtacagaaagaaatctgacagcacccacattcagctacgctttgAGACACTTtgtcgcaagaattacaaaactcggtgacctatttcgtgacgtagatcacatgatcgcccactgggcgattccgcctagtagtagtagacggaatggctgagtgggtgATCATGTGACGCAATGTCACGATATAGGttggcgaacttagaattctgctgtctggagtttgccgaagcttagctgaatgtgggtgctgtcgggtttctttctgtatagTGAgggtattagtgattaatatgtggatttttttttaatcaattaactcgaaaatgatcaatgtaaaagtatttaacgtcaaacataggattgttgtgatattgGAGCGGAAATCTAAaacatcctttgctactaatggaaaaatgtagcgggtttcctctttaagattatatcatatcgtcaatgtccatAACTGCGTTAAATTgcttccgtttgttttcttgtgcacaGTTTGCGCAATTAACAGATTAACATCTGATTGTTGTTGtctgtcgttcatttgtgaggtttttcttcacagttcattaacaataaagttcggACAAGTAAgtatttcaataaataaactttacaaaccctAAAACCATTACTTTTGCcaagtcatttttgtttattccttaaacttATCGATATCAAGTCCATTTGATTCGTAGAAATTGAGTtgaaatggaggaagatgaattaacatttggtGCATGTCACATTACCTCACATATATGTCAAATCAACAgagccaaatcatttaattttgatGATTTTTAAGCCCCttattgttagaatttgttttcaattatgataggtatgctacattttcgtgcctctactgtagtgaatatTCATAATGCATAAAATTTttgtaacaattgtaaataattttgagtgtataaattgtgttaattgtGAATCAATTCATttgaaaattgatattttacaagCTATTCACTGATgtgaacgtaatgcctatctgtgttgacatcaagtgttagcgatgggtgttggtaaaactcGGTCTGGACCAGATTActtgacaaactgaatttatcctttttaaaaaatttatatgaAACAAAGTTTTCGTCCACTGTACATAtatcagaaacatatattttttcatacagtAGCCTTAAAAATGAACAATAATAAACCTCACATGCGcggtacgatactttttgcaaatgtATGTGCCTAAAATACATagtacatacattgtacaatcatattcattgtaataatacttATACTTGACTTGTAaccatattattgttttaaaaatgtatgttttcacCAAAGCGTAACTCTGGTCCTGTCTAAAGACTAATTTTAACAGGGACATAGACAAATTTGGGCTGTGCACGACCATATCTAGCCAAAAATCAGTGGTATGTCATAGTCAGTACAAAAAGAATCGAGGCAAAGTAATGTAGGATCTTCTCCAGATGGACACTTTACCTTTTTGTATTTTTCTAGTGTTGCAACTGCCCCGACTTATATCCCTATTGGGTATGGCCCTGCTGTGATAGATATAATATTCTGTTCGGGGTGGTGGACAGGCATTTCATGGTAATGTTTTTGGGACAGTTGTGGCATAAAACTGCTTCCATGCAATGTTGTGTGTACTCTtctttacattttgtattaatagaAACCATATTAGTGATGTTTACTTCAAccaagaacaaaaataatttgtatgtgtatttttggATAAATGGACATATTAATGAGTGTGAATGATGTGACATTAATTTTCTTATGCCAGTGAAATCAGACAGTTCAGCCAAATCCTCTACTTCTGCTCCGTCTTCATCAACTGAGGCTCCCTCAACAAAACCAGAGTCGCTTAAGATTGAACCGGATGTTGAGAAGAAACTTCTACTTGTCTTGTGTGATATTATGCTGGACATTCCGTCAGACGCTCTGGTGATTACGAAGCAGACGTCAAAACTGCTTGGTCGAGAGGTTAAACAGCAGCTTATCGAACAACTACTTCATAAGTTTGAGGCTCAGCAGATGTTGAGGTAAATATTAGTTAGGTTTGACCAGGGTGCATTCAGCCAGAGTGGAATTTAAAAGTTCACTAGACTGGTTCAGGGTCTTCatatttaaaaaccaaataaCTATAACATCAGCATCACTAGCTGTCGCTGTACATAGGGCAGGTTTAATAAAAGATCGGTTTGTATTTTCCGATACACTgcacacaattttattttttcaggtGATGgtgtatttttatcatttgtaggggtgggtggttgggagacgtagcccagtggtaatgttgTCATCAGATGTGCTATcagtctagaattgatccccCTCACTGAGCCTATTGTGCTATtttttattccagccagtgctccacaactggtataacaaaggccatggtatgtactgttctgtttgtgagatggtgcatatatatatatatattggattgGTGGCAGtggattttctctctcattatttgtgttGGCCtcaatcatatgtctgacaccataacggtaatacatgtaaaaaggttgattcattaaataaaaatttctttgtttctttgagTTTCTTTGCCATAAATATGTGACCTTAGTGGTTATAATAACTTAGCAATATTTTCATCACATCTGCTACTTGATCACTTTAacatcaatattaataatattacccaGTAGTAAGAgagattatttttttatacgcccatctatgggtcgtattatggtatggcattgtttgtctgtctgtccatccatccatctgttaactttttcttgtctagaccatatcttgcatacaggaccatcaaacctcacatgtaagaacaacttgggatggtggcgtgttgcgtactattactaggtcattgtgacctacttttcacagtctacagcacataacagtaaatcattgtccggaccatatcttccgtacagatgcatacaggaccatcaaacctcacatgtaagaacaacttgggatggtggtgtgtcgtgtactattactaggtcactgtgacctacttttcacagtctactgcacataacagtaaatccttgtccggaccatatcttccGTAccgatgcatacaggaccatcaaacctcacatgtaagaacaacttaggatggtggtgtgtcgcgtcctattactaggtcactgtgacctaattttcacagtctactgcacataacagtaaatccttgtccggaccatatcttgtgtacagatgcatacaggaccatcagaccacacgtaggaacaacttgggatggtggttggtcccaaataaactgttcatccatcccattgcaaaaatttcacataattagacttgaatcatacctgtaacatattcattaattttcTATCAAACTCATGATGGGcgtacctcaccagtactcttgttttaatctcttgttttatttctgttaCAGCATCTTTGTTAAGGAATCGGGTAATACAAAGACTCTAACAGTGACCTCAGTGGACTTATCAAAGGTGagttgtaaatacatgtaagtaaaaATATAAATCTCCCAAAACTGCATAAGTTTATTTGGCTTAATAATTGATGATACCAGTGAtcattcatgttttatttttaaatgcaataattGTACTTGACAAGCAATAAAGTTATACTatgtaaacaattattttatctGTCTGCCTCATGTATGTCCatatagtaatttttattaaatggtcAAATGGTTTATCATTctctttatattaatttttttgtgtatttattaataatacagtatttagtgaatttttccaaatatttatgtacaaacacGGAAAAATAGATAATATTACACCTTCCTAAGTTAATCCTGGATATTCAGGCTGCATAAactctaatattaataaatttcagatttgaaatttaaaaacttttattaataaacatatttgatTGTTGTTCAGTTGGCTGCTGTTGGTGATGATCAGGATAGTAAATCACGGAAACGAAAACGAGACaggtaaaatatttgtgttggaATATTTACATGATTATCTGTGCAGGTTTtcggaagaagaaaaaagtgatAATTAATATTCGTTTAGGCCCTACAAAGTTGATGTTTTACTGAGATACTATTTTGGTGGACATTTAAACATTCTGCATTAAAAGTTTGTTAACAGGAAACCTTAAGTTGTGGTACATATAGGCATCATGCCAACTCATGCTATTTTCTAACAGCACATGgtgaatttgaaaaataatgacTAGAGAATTCTTCATAATTAATATTCAGTGACTACTATGTAGGTCATAAACAATCAGTTACTTGGTTCCCCAATATCCATTATAactataagtaaataaataaacttcgTTTAATTAACTAAAAGttagaatttattttgttgaacgacaccactagagcacattgatttatcaatcatcggctattggatgtcaaacctttgatgattctgacacatagttattagtggaaacctgctacattttttctaatgcagcaagggatcttttatatgtactttcccacagacaggaaagcacatagaCTTTTGAccatcatttgaatggatccactgaggtgattcgatcctgcaatagtgatttccctagaaattaggcaaggcatggtagaccaaacacttttggggcattttcaccattttcggggcacttgtttttcattaaaaatacccaaaaaatagaataaaatgaacattaatgtaatttatctgcttgctttaataaatgaatggaaaaagatataaaagacatattttattaattaatatacattttagggtgttttataaaggcaattttagaattattactgaaaaaggcttgtttaatctcagggcagcatggcgctgattgaagcaagatggtgctagattattgaggcatggtgctgcaccatgctaaaacaatctagggaaaacactactgcaatgcaagcacctcaagcgagcacttaactgactgagctaaatcccacctctGGATTAACTAAGTTGGGATCATTTCTTTtccacattacctgtcctcaaggatTTGTTTggggacaggtaatgtatccataaaagagaaaacacctcaagttttctccatgtTTTTagtaaactaaattaaaaacgtCAGATCTCTCTGCATACTTGTTTATGATCTTTGTTTCAGTTCTGAGGAAGAAAATTTTCCTAGTGCCAAACAACAGAAACAGGACAAATCTGTGGCTAAAGTAGATGACAGCATTGAGGTAAATTCAACACACCtaccaccctccccccccccaaaaaaaattcttcattaccccccccaaaaaaagataTATGTTATAGGAGACTGAAACCCATAGTATTTTACCATTACAACCAGTGTAATCaaggttttgttgtttgtatgttgttgttttttaatggcatttaaacaaacttcttcttttttcaagaCTCATTGTTTGAACAGAATTTTATTGCTGTTATCTTGCCTTAAAGAAAAATCAGACTCAGTATCTAATGTTCAGGCACCATTTCTTACAAAATAGATTGTCAATgtccaaataataattatatttattagctTCAGATTTGGAATTAATTAGTCAcataaacatttgtaaaaatttgtttcaataataataaagataattaaatttcaaaagtTGTAAATTGGATTCTTATGGATTCCTGTGTTGCACAAAGATGCAGGAATCTAATTGGATTTTGGTACAATTTGCTGAAAAACTAGAcctgttttgtgtttattttgagCCCTAtgattaatatcaactattatgATGGCAGAGCTTGCTGTCCATGCAGTCGGCTAAAGAGAAAGAGGAGAAGAAGATGAATGAGGAGATTCTTCAACTTCTCAGCAAACCTACAGCAAAGGTAAGTAATGTTTTCAACAAATCGCCAGGGCCGTATATAGTGGGGTGAGGCTGGGGGTAATAGTCTCTTCCCTCTATAAAATATGAGGAGATTCTTCAACTTCTCAGTAAACCTACAGCAAAGGTAAGTAATGTTTTCAACACATTGTCAGGGCCGTATATAGTGGGGTGAGGCTGGGGGTAATAGTCTCTTCTCTCTATAAAATATGAGGAGATTCCTCAACTTCTCAGTAAACCTACAGCAAAGGTAAGTAATGTTTTCAACACATTGTCAGGGCCGTATATAGTGGGGTGAGGCTGGGGGTAATAGTCTCTTCTCTCTATAAAATATGAGGAGATTCTTCAACTTCTCAGTAAACCTACAGCAAAGGTaagtagggtgtatactaccaaatcaaatcccatagacaacaatagtaacatatgcggctaaaactcctacctgcaacgtatcaaccgacataaacgccacggatataaatactaccaccccttacacttaaagtgaatcagaaaaaaatgggggtcaagctgctcgtttctgagataacgggtagcgtctatgactaccctagtttcgcacaaaatttgagtacttttttttacaggtaccccatacatgtttcaagcacaaggctacttgacacattggtactagatgaaataaaattgcacatttattttacccagatgaaactattattttttacaaccaacacactcacatttataaccaatcacaggacttgtggtgttcacttctctatcaaaagttcggtgcacctcgaactttgacccagccggaagttatttggtatagtactaccagTAATGTTTTCAACACATTGTCAGGGCCGTATATAGTGGAGTGAGGTTGGGGGTAATAGTCTCTTCCCTCTATTAAATAGGAGGAGATTTTTCAACTTCTCAGTAAACCTACAGCAACGGTAAGTAATGTTTCCTACATTGTCAGGGCCGTATATAGTGGAGTGAGGTTGGGGGTAATAGTCTCTTCTCTCCCCACCTCCCCCATTATTTTAGGCTAAGTACAATCCTAACTGTTTTAAAGCACATCTTCTACATTGTGCAGAATTATATTAAAGTGTCATATCAAAATCAATGTTATGAAAATATGGATTAAAACACCATGGTAATATATAGGCAATAAATGTAGAGTAGACATTTTTAACTATGTGTAAGGATTGCCATCAGTATAATCATGAAATTGAATTTCTgttctttcttttgttgtgaccactttatttttgttgtgaaaaatatttttgtgaatATATTCCTTTCAAATCTGCACCATTTTGTGAAtggaatattttaatgtttttaaaattaataataaaaatgtctatatttttctctaaaacaaattaatttatgtatttcagGAACAGTATCTAGTGGACAAGTTTAGATCAAGGGGAGGTAACTATCATTGGTGGacactgtaaatcataaaatattagtgatctTAAAAGTTAGTTCCATTGCGTGCTcgtataccacagaggtttcgagcatgtctccccagactcatataccacagaggtttcgagcatgtccgccccggactcatataccacagaggtttcaagcatgtccgcCCCGGACTCTGATAACacaaaggtttcgagcatgtccgccccagactcatataccacagacgtttcgagcatgtccgccccagactcatataccacagaggtttcgagcatgtccgccccagactcatataccacagaggtttcgagcatgtctccccagactcatataccacagaggtttcgagcatgtctccccagactcatataccacagaggtttcgagcatgtccgccccggactcgtataccacagaggtttcgagcatgtccgccccggactcatataccacagaggtttcga comes from the Gigantopelta aegis isolate Gae_Host chromosome 14, Gae_host_genome, whole genome shotgun sequence genome and includes:
- the LOC121389377 gene encoding uncharacterized protein LOC121389377 — its product is MYHDGGAAFQKSEVAALSSRKECGDKNNSGGDKNNSDLNYLRKLGLSVGYSCDEVEEGLLLLNDSVKSADYLHILQNIKEDKDRAGTAAPARVGSNSPATNIVSDAVVIPDSTEMDSDHDDDVVFNSEHFKTPLKPVKIKGKVGGLSSKDYQAVPDSVKHVILDGLSHEDVSEADLFESGAREINVKCSAASHFSSKKHPHPHHHHTSSGDASTMKTAYASSLLEVLETDGGAAFQKSEVAALSSRKECGDKNNSGGDKNNSDLNYLRKLGLSVGYSCDEVEEGLLLLNDSVKPADYLHILQNIKEDKDRAGTAAPAQVGSNSPATNIVSDAVVIPDSTEMDSDHDDDVVFISEHFKTPLKPVKTKGKVGGLSSKDYQAVPDSVKRVILDCLSHEDISEADLFESGARGINVKCSAASHFSSKNHRHPHHHHTSSGDVSTTKIAYTSSLLGGLETDGGAAFQKSEVAALSSRKECGDKNNSGGDKNNSDLNYLRKLGLSVGYSCDEVEEGLLLLNDSVKSADYLHILQNIKEDKDRAGTAALARVGSNSPASNIVSDAVVIPDSTEMDSDHDDDVFFISEHFKTPLKPVKTKGKVGGLSSTDYQAMPNSVKRVILDCLSHEDVSEADLFELGAREINVKCSAASHFSSKKHPHPHHHHTSSGDASTMKTAYASSLLEVLETDGGAAFQKSEVAALSSRKECGDKNNSGGDKNNSDLNYLRKLGLSVGYSCDEVEEGLLLLNDSVKAADYLHILQNIKEDKDRAGTAALARVGSNSPATNIVSDAVVIPDSTEMDSDHDDDVVFNSEHFKTPLKPVKTKGKVGGLSSKEKKDMSVHQKELRDLYKKQQQSTTGNKSKGKRDKKVPQHQDQGSAVGQAKRPKSPLGVRRKQVDSSVVPL